Proteins co-encoded in one Streptomyces sp. NBC_01283 genomic window:
- a CDS encoding folylpolyglutamate synthase/dihydrofolate synthase family protein, with the protein MSDLPPPDSEHPDRDHSDDRFEEIVEAETDRDPDLAVIEAGSRTLRTQAGPPQSDIPSRPTDPEIDKALREVETELAGRWGETKLEPSVSRISALMDVLGEPQRAYPSIHITGTNGKTSTARMIEALFSAFELRTGRYTSPHVQSITERISLDGAPIEAERFVETYNDIKPYVEMVDAKEEYRLSFFEVLTGMAYAAFADAPVDVAVVEVGMGGSWDATNVIDGSVAVVTPIDLDHTDRLGNTPGEIAAEKAGIIKPDATVILAQQPVDAAQVLLKKAVEVDATVAREGLEFGIVSRSMAVGGQLLTLRGLGGEYEEIFLPLHGAYQAHNAAVALAAVEAFFGIGSQHARTLDIDTIRKAFASVSSPGRLEVVRTSPTVVLDAAHNPAGARATAEAISEVFDFSRLIGVVGASEGKDMKGLLEAFEPIFAEVVVTQNSSHRAMDADTLAGLAVEVFGDDRVQVEPRLPDALEAAITLAEEEGEYAGGGVLVTGSVITVGEARLLLGRG; encoded by the coding sequence GTGAGTGACCTCCCCCCGCCTGACAGCGAGCACCCCGACCGCGACCACAGCGACGACCGTTTCGAAGAGATCGTCGAAGCCGAGACCGACCGTGACCCCGACCTCGCCGTGATCGAGGCGGGCAGCCGCACCCTGCGCACCCAGGCGGGCCCGCCCCAGAGCGACATCCCCTCCCGCCCCACCGACCCGGAGATCGACAAGGCGCTGCGCGAGGTCGAGACGGAGCTCGCCGGCCGCTGGGGAGAGACGAAGCTGGAGCCCTCCGTCAGCCGGATCTCCGCGCTGATGGACGTCCTGGGCGAGCCCCAGCGCGCGTACCCCTCGATCCACATCACCGGCACGAACGGCAAGACGTCCACGGCCCGCATGATCGAGGCCCTGTTCAGCGCCTTCGAGCTGCGCACCGGGCGTTACACCTCGCCGCACGTCCAGTCGATCACCGAGCGGATCAGCCTGGACGGCGCCCCCATCGAGGCCGAGCGCTTCGTGGAGACGTACAACGACATCAAGCCGTACGTGGAGATGGTCGACGCCAAGGAGGAGTACAGGCTCTCCTTCTTCGAGGTGCTCACGGGCATGGCGTACGCGGCCTTCGCCGACGCCCCCGTGGACGTCGCCGTCGTCGAGGTCGGCATGGGTGGCAGCTGGGACGCGACGAACGTGATCGACGGCTCGGTCGCCGTGGTCACGCCCATCGACCTGGACCACACCGACCGCCTGGGCAACACGCCGGGTGAGATCGCCGCCGAGAAGGCAGGCATCATCAAGCCCGACGCGACGGTGATCCTCGCCCAGCAGCCGGTGGACGCGGCGCAGGTGCTCCTGAAGAAGGCCGTGGAGGTCGACGCGACCGTGGCCCGCGAGGGCCTGGAGTTCGGCATCGTCTCCCGCTCGATGGCGGTCGGCGGCCAGCTCCTGACCCTGCGCGGCCTCGGCGGGGAGTACGAGGAGATCTTCCTGCCCCTGCACGGTGCCTACCAGGCGCACAACGCGGCCGTCGCGCTCGCCGCGGTGGAGGCGTTCTTCGGCATCGGCTCGCAGCACGCGCGCACCCTGGACATCGACACCATCCGCAAGGCCTTCGCCTCGGTCTCCTCGCCGGGCCGCCTGGAGGTCGTGCGCACCTCGCCGACCGTCGTCCTGGACGCCGCGCACAATCCGGCGGGCGCCCGCGCCACCGCCGAGGCGATCAGCGAGGTCTTCGACTTCAGCCGTCTGATCGGCGTGGTCGGGGCGAGCGAGGGCAAGGACATGAAGGGGCTGCTCGAAGCCTTCGAGCCGATCTTCGCCGAGGTCGTCGTCACCCAGAACTCCAGCCACCGGGCGATGGACGCGGACACGCTGGCCGGGCTCGCCGTCGAGGTGTTCGGCGACGACCGCGTCCAGGTCGAGCCGCGTCTGCCGGACGCCCTGGAGGCCGCGATCACCCTCGCCGAGGAAGAGGGCGAGTACGCGGGCGGTGGCGTCCTGGTCACCGGATCCGTCATCACGGTCGGCGAGGCCCGACTGCTCCTGGGGAGGGGCTGA
- the mreD gene encoding rod shape-determining protein MreD: MRFNRILLSTTLVVVALVIQVSVLARLQLPGAVPDLVLLTVLGLALVYGHVGGALVGFGAGLLADLAPPADHAAGRYALVLCVVGYLAGLAKPETGRLRSATGPLVVVVGAAIGSTLLYAGVGALVGDTAARHVGLGGLLFTAALYDLLLAPFTVPLIIALARRAENDPLGETSPANKATDVASGWLSSGTGLRIGNQRGGMRMKAAKARVARAGRIKGVKRL, translated from the coding sequence ATGCGCTTCAACCGAATCCTGCTCTCCACCACCCTGGTCGTCGTCGCCCTGGTCATCCAGGTCAGCGTCCTGGCCCGGCTGCAACTGCCGGGCGCGGTCCCGGACCTGGTGCTCCTCACGGTGCTCGGCCTCGCCCTGGTCTACGGCCATGTGGGCGGCGCCCTCGTCGGCTTCGGCGCCGGGCTCCTCGCCGACCTGGCCCCGCCGGCCGACCACGCGGCCGGGCGGTACGCCCTGGTCCTGTGCGTCGTCGGCTACCTCGCGGGCCTGGCCAAGCCGGAGACCGGACGGCTCAGGTCGGCCACCGGACCGCTCGTCGTGGTCGTCGGCGCCGCCATCGGGTCGACCCTGCTGTACGCGGGCGTGGGCGCCCTCGTCGGGGACACCGCCGCCCGCCATGTGGGCCTGGGCGGGCTCCTCTTCACGGCCGCCCTGTACGACCTGCTGCTCGCGCCGTTCACGGTGCCGCTGATCATCGCGCTGGCCCGCAGAGCCGAGAACGACCCGCTGGGGGAGACCTCACCGGCCAACAAGGCCACGGACGTCGCGTCCGGCTGGCTCTCCTCCGGCACCGGTCTGCGCATCGGCAACCAGCGCGGCGGCATGCGGATGAAGGCGGCCAAGGCCCGCGTCGCGCGCGCCGGACGCATCAAGGGGGTCAAGCGCCTGTGA
- the ndk gene encoding nucleoside-diphosphate kinase: protein MTQRTLVLLKPDTVRRGLIGEIIGRIERKAGWTISALELRSLDQETLEQHYGEHKGKPFYEPLVDFMSSGPVVALVVEGERVIEGVRALAGPTDPIAAAPGSIRGDFGTIVRENLIHASDSEESAERELKIFFPSAV, encoded by the coding sequence ATGACCCAGCGCACTCTCGTCCTGCTCAAGCCCGACACCGTCCGTCGTGGCCTGATCGGCGAGATCATCGGCCGCATCGAGCGCAAGGCGGGCTGGACGATCTCCGCGCTCGAACTGCGCTCGCTCGACCAGGAGACGCTGGAGCAGCACTACGGCGAGCACAAGGGCAAGCCCTTCTACGAGCCGCTGGTCGACTTCATGTCCTCGGGTCCGGTCGTCGCGCTCGTCGTCGAGGGTGAGCGTGTCATCGAGGGCGTGCGCGCCCTCGCGGGTCCGACCGACCCGATCGCCGCGGCGCCCGGCTCCATCCGGGGCGACTTCGGCACCATCGTCCGGGAGAACCTGATCCACGCCTCGGACTCCGAGGAGTCCGCCGAGCGCGAGCTGAAGATCTTCTTCCCGAGCGCCGTCTGA
- the rodA gene encoding rod shape-determining protein RodA, giving the protein MSARLFARDSLVRRMDWPILLCALALSAIGSALVYSATRNRTELVGDDPYSFLFKHVLNTGIGIALMAGTVWLGHRTLRTAVPILYGISVFLVLLVLTPLGATINGAHAWIVIGGGFSLQPSEFVKITIILGMAMLLAARVDAGDRDHPDHRTVLQALGLAAVPIMIVLLMPDLGSVMVMAMIVLGVLLASGASNRWVFGLLGTGAAGAVAVWQLGILDDYQIARFAAFANPALDPAGVGYNTNQARIAIGSGGLSGTGLFKGSQTTGQFVPEQQTDFVFTVAGEELGFAGAGLILVLLGVLLWRACRIARETTELYGTIVAAGIIAWFAFQAFENIGMTLGIMPVAGLPLPFVSYGGSSMFAVWVAVGLLQSIKVQRPMSA; this is encoded by the coding sequence ATGTCGGCCCGTCTGTTCGCCCGCGACTCGCTGGTGCGCCGGATGGACTGGCCGATACTGCTCTGCGCGCTCGCGCTCTCCGCGATCGGCTCCGCGCTCGTCTACTCGGCGACCCGCAACCGCACCGAGCTCGTCGGCGACGACCCGTACTCCTTCCTGTTCAAGCACGTCCTGAACACCGGCATCGGCATCGCGCTGATGGCGGGCACGGTGTGGCTCGGCCACCGGACGCTGCGCACGGCCGTGCCGATCCTCTACGGCATCTCCGTCTTCCTCGTCCTGCTCGTCCTCACCCCGCTCGGCGCGACGATCAACGGCGCGCACGCCTGGATCGTGATCGGCGGCGGCTTCTCGCTGCAGCCCTCCGAGTTCGTGAAGATCACGATCATCCTGGGCATGGCGATGCTGCTCGCGGCACGGGTGGACGCGGGCGACCGCGACCACCCCGACCACCGCACGGTCCTGCAGGCCCTCGGCCTGGCCGCCGTACCGATAATGATCGTGCTCCTCATGCCCGACCTCGGGTCGGTCATGGTGATGGCGATGATCGTCCTCGGCGTGCTGCTCGCCTCGGGCGCCTCCAACCGCTGGGTCTTCGGACTCCTCGGCACGGGCGCGGCGGGCGCGGTCGCCGTCTGGCAGCTCGGCATCCTGGACGACTACCAGATCGCCCGCTTCGCGGCCTTCGCCAACCCCGCCCTCGACCCGGCGGGCGTCGGCTACAACACCAATCAGGCACGCATCGCCATCGGCTCCGGCGGGCTCTCGGGCACCGGCCTCTTCAAGGGGTCGCAGACCACGGGCCAGTTCGTGCCCGAGCAGCAGACGGACTTCGTGTTCACCGTCGCGGGCGAGGAGCTCGGCTTCGCGGGCGCGGGCCTCATCCTCGTCCTGCTCGGCGTGCTGCTCTGGCGCGCCTGCCGCATCGCACGCGAGACGACCGAGCTGTACGGCACGATCGTCGCCGCCGGGATCATCGCCTGGTTCGCCTTCCAGGCCTTCGAGAACATCGGCATGACGCTCGGCATCATGCCGGTGGCCGGTCTGCCACTGCCCTTCGTCTCGTACGGAGGTTCATCGATGTTCGCCGTCTGGGTCGCCGTCGGCCTGCTGCAGTCGATCAAGGTGCAGCGGCCGATGTCGGCGTAG
- the mrdA gene encoding penicillin-binding protein 2 yields the protein MTNIPETGRTPRVQIRLIVIQILVLSLLLTLGGRLWYLQIRNGEEYAEEASGNHVQQVVQPAVRGSILDARGVPIADNETRLVVSASRTDLMKMKDDGKAALAKLADVLGMSAKDVSDKVRLCDSKTPQPCWNGSPYQPIPITDEASPKQALQIRERAEDFPGITAEPTAVRRYAAPGKSNTAQVLGYLSPVTDEEITKAEHTDSPFLRSDQVGRSGLERTYDAQLRGKAGVTRYEVDNLGRVIGKAKDDPAQPGANVVTSIDARVQALSEYWLNDAMKKARQEFDKNTGENYKADAGAVVVMENKTGRIVSMASNPTYDPNAWVGGISGKDYAQLTGKKSNYPLLNRAIQGQAAPGSIFKVIPTAAAVNAGYDFNGRYPCPSSYSIGGQTFKNFESKGHGSITLGQALEVSCDTVFYKLSHDQWAKDGGNKPKKDAKDWFYKTAHQFGLGKETGIDLPNEVTGRVPDRQWKKDYWKSNKDGWCKQGKKGGDYAEQIAYENCLEGMKMRAGDSVNYSIGQGDTLVTPIQMATIYSAIANGGTLHDPTVGKAIISADGKQVQEIKPKSHGKLPMNQKTRDDIDGALADVATKGTAAWRFGGWPQDKIPMHAKTGTAEVYGKQTTSWFATYTKDYSIVMTISQGGTGSGASGPAVRKIYDGIYGLDDSGKQNLKKALLPQPQKNLPKIETDGSIDSPKIKPYKPEAPKPPQEQQELAGAPANGRRD from the coding sequence GTGACCAATATCCCCGAGACCGGGCGGACCCCAAGGGTCCAGATCCGTCTCATCGTCATCCAGATCCTCGTGCTCTCCCTCCTCCTCACCCTCGGCGGCCGCCTCTGGTATCTCCAGATCCGCAACGGTGAGGAGTACGCCGAGGAAGCCTCGGGCAACCACGTCCAGCAGGTCGTCCAGCCCGCCGTACGCGGCTCGATCCTGGACGCGCGCGGCGTGCCGATCGCCGACAACGAGACCCGTTTGGTCGTCTCCGCGTCCCGCACGGACCTGATGAAGATGAAGGACGACGGCAAGGCGGCCCTCGCCAAGCTCGCCGACGTCCTCGGCATGAGCGCCAAGGACGTCTCCGACAAGGTCAGGCTCTGCGACTCCAAGACCCCGCAGCCCTGCTGGAACGGCTCGCCCTACCAGCCGATCCCGATCACGGACGAGGCCTCGCCCAAGCAGGCCCTCCAGATCCGCGAGCGCGCCGAGGACTTCCCCGGCATCACCGCCGAGCCGACCGCCGTCCGCCGCTATGCCGCACCCGGCAAGTCCAACACCGCCCAGGTGCTCGGCTACCTCTCGCCCGTCACCGACGAAGAGATCACCAAGGCGGAGCACACCGACTCGCCGTTCCTGCGCTCCGACCAGGTCGGCCGCTCCGGCCTGGAGCGGACCTACGACGCGCAGCTGCGCGGCAAGGCCGGCGTCACCCGCTACGAGGTCGACAACCTCGGCCGCGTCATCGGCAAGGCCAAGGACGACCCGGCCCAGCCCGGCGCGAACGTCGTCACCAGCATCGACGCGCGCGTGCAGGCCCTGTCCGAGTACTGGCTGAACGACGCGATGAAGAAGGCCCGCCAGGAGTTCGACAAGAACACCGGCGAGAACTACAAGGCCGACGCGGGCGCCGTCGTCGTCATGGAGAACAAGACCGGACGCATCGTCTCCATGGCGTCCAATCCGACCTACGACCCGAACGCCTGGGTCGGCGGCATCTCCGGCAAGGACTACGCGCAGCTCACCGGCAAGAAGTCCAACTACCCGCTCCTGAACCGCGCCATCCAGGGCCAGGCGGCCCCCGGCTCGATCTTCAAGGTCATCCCGACGGCGGCGGCGGTCAACGCGGGCTACGACTTCAACGGGCGCTACCCCTGCCCCAGCTCGTACTCCATCGGCGGCCAGACCTTCAAGAACTTCGAGTCCAAGGGCCACGGCAGCATCACGCTCGGCCAGGCCCTGGAGGTCTCCTGCGACACCGTCTTCTACAAGCTCTCGCACGACCAGTGGGCCAAGGACGGCGGCAACAAGCCGAAGAAGGACGCCAAGGACTGGTTCTACAAGACGGCCCACCAGTTCGGCCTCGGCAAGGAGACCGGCATCGACCTGCCGAACGAGGTCACCGGCCGCGTCCCGGACCGCCAGTGGAAGAAGGACTACTGGAAGTCCAACAAGGACGGCTGGTGCAAGCAGGGCAAGAAGGGCGGCGACTACGCGGAGCAGATCGCGTACGAGAACTGCCTCGAAGGCATGAAGATGCGCGCCGGTGACTCCGTCAACTACTCCATCGGACAGGGCGACACCCTCGTCACCCCGATACAGATGGCCACGATCTACTCCGCCATCGCCAACGGCGGCACCCTGCACGACCCCACCGTCGGAAAGGCGATCATCAGCGCCGACGGCAAGCAGGTCCAGGAGATCAAGCCGAAGTCGCACGGCAAGCTGCCCATGAACCAGAAGACGCGCGACGACATAGACGGTGCCCTCGCCGACGTCGCCACCAAGGGAACGGCCGCCTGGCGGTTCGGCGGCTGGCCGCAGGACAAGATCCCGATGCACGCCAAGACGGGTACGGCCGAGGTCTACGGCAAGCAGACCACCTCGTGGTTCGCGACGTACACCAAGGACTACTCGATCGTGATGACGATCTCCCAGGGCGGTACGGGTTCCGGAGCGTCCGGCCCCGCGGTCCGCAAGATCTACGACGGCATCTACGGCCTGGACGACAGCGGCAAGCAGAACCTGAAGAAGGCCCTGCTGCCCCAGCCGCAGAAGAACCTGCCGAAGATCGAGACCGACGGTTCGATCGACTCGCCGAAGATCAAGCCGTACAAGCCGGAGGCCCCCAAGCCGCCGCAGGAACAGCAGGAACTGGCGGGCGCGCCCGCGAACGGGAGGCGCGACTAG
- the mreC gene encoding rod shape-determining protein MreC yields MRDTRESRLLLVLLIAIAFALITVDIRGGEDSPVDGARQAAATVFGPVEDGVSSAVDPIGNAIGAVRDSGDRHDRIAELERQNATLKAKLGSDDRNRSRVRQLDSMLKNAGAGQYGIKGAEVIGIGAAQGFSWTVTIDAGANDGLKRDMTVLNGDGLVGRVTTVGPSTATVLLANDPDFTVGTRMEKTDELGFATGQGDRPLSVQMLNGKAKVKKGDRLVTFGSQADKPFVPGVPVGEVVRVDPSGGDLTRNIYIKPYVGFTKLDIVGVVVEAPREDPRDTVLPKKPAKPKPTPTVTVTATPSGQAQADGADNGNEQ; encoded by the coding sequence GTGAGGGACACACGAGAGAGCCGGCTGCTCCTGGTGCTGCTGATCGCCATCGCGTTCGCTTTGATCACGGTGGACATCCGTGGTGGCGAGGACTCGCCGGTCGACGGTGCCCGCCAGGCCGCCGCCACGGTCTTCGGCCCGGTCGAGGACGGCGTGTCGTCCGCCGTCGACCCGATCGGCAACGCCATCGGCGCGGTCCGGGACTCGGGCGACCGGCATGACCGGATCGCCGAACTCGAGCGTCAGAACGCGACGTTGAAGGCGAAGCTCGGCAGCGACGACCGCAATCGCAGCCGGGTCAGACAGCTGGACAGCATGCTGAAGAACGCCGGTGCCGGCCAGTACGGCATCAAGGGCGCCGAAGTCATCGGCATAGGAGCGGCCCAGGGCTTCTCCTGGACCGTCACCATCGACGCGGGCGCCAACGACGGACTCAAGCGCGACATGACCGTCCTGAACGGCGACGGCCTGGTCGGCCGCGTCACCACGGTCGGCCCGAGCACCGCGACGGTCCTGCTCGCCAACGACCCCGACTTCACCGTCGGCACCCGCATGGAGAAGACCGACGAGCTCGGCTTCGCCACCGGACAGGGCGACCGCCCGCTCTCGGTGCAGATGCTCAACGGCAAGGCCAAGGTCAAGAAGGGCGACCGCCTGGTCACCTTCGGCTCGCAGGCCGACAAGCCGTTCGTGCCGGGTGTGCCGGTCGGCGAGGTCGTCCGCGTCGACCCGTCGGGCGGTGACCTGACGCGCAACATCTACATCAAGCCGTACGTCGGCTTCACCAAGCTGGACATCGTCGGAGTCGTCGTCGAGGCGCCCCGCGAGGACCCGCGCGACACGGTTCTGCCGAAGAAGCCCGCCAAGCCGAAGCCGACCCCGACGGTGACCGTGACGGCCACCCCGTCAGGACAGGCCCAGGCCGACGGCGCCGACAACGGCAACGAGCAGTAG
- a CDS encoding rod shape-determining protein has translation MSFIGRDMAVDLGTANTLVYVRGRGIVLNEPSVVAINTNTGGILAVGAEAKKMIGRTPGNIVAVRPLKDGVIADFEITERMLRYFILKIHKRRYLARPRVVVCVPSGITGVERRAVIEASSQAGARQVHIIEEPMAAAIGSGLPVHEATGNMVVDIGGGTTEVAVISLGGIVTAQSIRVAGDELDNAIIQHIKKEYSLLLGERTAEQIKITIGSAYDMDADEHTEIRGRDLVSGLPKTVVISAAEVRKAIEEPVNAIVDAVKTTLDKCPPELSGDVMDRGIVLTGGGALLRGLDERLRRETGMPIHIAEDPLDSVALGSGKCVEEFEALQQVLDASPRR, from the coding sequence ATGTCGTTCATCGGCCGTGACATGGCTGTCGACCTCGGGACCGCCAACACGCTGGTGTACGTCAGGGGTCGCGGGATCGTTCTCAACGAACCGTCCGTCGTCGCGATCAACACCAACACTGGTGGCATCCTCGCTGTCGGCGCCGAAGCCAAGAAGATGATCGGTCGCACGCCGGGCAACATCGTTGCCGTGCGACCGCTGAAGGACGGCGTCATCGCCGACTTCGAGATCACCGAGCGGATGCTCCGCTACTTCATCCTGAAGATCCACAAGCGGCGGTACCTCGCCCGCCCGCGTGTCGTCGTCTGTGTGCCCTCCGGCATCACCGGAGTCGAGCGCCGCGCCGTCATCGAGGCCTCCTCGCAGGCCGGCGCGCGCCAGGTGCACATCATCGAGGAGCCCATGGCCGCGGCCATCGGTTCCGGCCTGCCGGTCCACGAGGCCACGGGCAACATGGTGGTCGACATCGGCGGCGGCACCACCGAGGTCGCCGTCATCTCGCTCGGCGGAATCGTCACGGCACAGTCGATCCGTGTCGCGGGCGACGAGCTGGACAACGCGATCATCCAGCACATCAAGAAGGAGTACTCCCTCCTCCTCGGTGAGCGGACGGCCGAGCAGATCAAGATCACCATCGGTTCGGCGTACGACATGGACGCCGACGAGCACACCGAGATCCGCGGCAGGGACCTGGTCTCCGGACTGCCCAAGACCGTCGTCATCTCCGCCGCCGAGGTCCGCAAGGCCATCGAGGAGCCGGTCAACGCGATCGTGGACGCGGTCAAGACGACCCTCGACAAGTGCCCGCCGGAACTTTCCGGTGACGTGATGGACCGCGGCATCGTTCTCACCGGAGGCGGCGCCCTGCTGCGCGGCCTCGACGAGCGTCTCCGCCGCGAGACGGGCATGCCGATCCACATCGCCGAGGACCCGCTGGACAGCGTGGCGCTCGGCTCCGGCAAGTGCGTCGAGGAGTTCGAGGCGCTCCAGCAGGTCCTCGACGCATCACCGCGCCGTTGA
- a CDS encoding rod shape-determining protein encodes MDIGIDLGTANTLLYVRGQGIVLNEPSVVAVKEGARTALAVGTEAKETIGRTPGSITAIRPLRDGVISDYEAAEEMIRHFVRKAVPGRRPRTRMVICVPSGVTQVERRAIVHAAQRAGARAVHLVEEPMAAAIGAGLPVAEPRGSMVVDIGGGTTEVAVISLGGIVTAQSLRVGGDRLDEAITNFVRKEHGLLIGERTAEDIKVAIGSAWPVPGDDALESRTFTVRGREKVRGLPKTVELTVREVRAALDEPVEAIIAAVRTTLEECPPELSGDVMEHGIVLTGGGALLPALDLRMASATGIPVFVADDPLDSVAMGCGKCVEDFDGLERVMSAA; translated from the coding sequence ATGGACATAGGTATCGACCTCGGCACAGCGAACACCCTTCTCTACGTCCGCGGCCAGGGGATCGTGCTCAACGAGCCGTCCGTGGTCGCCGTCAAGGAGGGCGCGCGGACCGCCCTCGCCGTCGGGACGGAGGCCAAGGAGACGATCGGCCGCACTCCGGGCTCCATCACCGCGATCCGCCCCCTGCGGGACGGCGTGATCAGTGACTACGAAGCGGCCGAGGAGATGATCCGGCACTTCGTGCGCAAGGCCGTGCCCGGACGCCGCCCTCGTACGCGGATGGTGATCTGCGTGCCGAGCGGTGTCACGCAGGTCGAGCGGCGGGCCATCGTGCACGCGGCGCAGCGGGCGGGGGCCCGCGCCGTGCACCTGGTGGAGGAGCCGATGGCCGCGGCGATCGGGGCGGGGCTTCCGGTGGCGGAGCCGCGGGGTTCGATGGTGGTCGACATCGGCGGCGGCACGACCGAGGTCGCCGTGATCTCGCTGGGCGGGATCGTCACGGCGCAGTCGCTGCGGGTGGGCGGGGACCGCCTGGACGAGGCGATCACGAACTTCGTGCGCAAGGAGCACGGGCTGTTGATCGGTGAGCGGACCGCCGAGGACATCAAGGTCGCGATCGGCTCGGCATGGCCGGTGCCGGGGGACGACGCGCTGGAGTCCCGGACGTTCACCGTGCGGGGGCGGGAGAAGGTGCGGGGGCTGCCCAAGACGGTGGAGCTGACGGTGCGTGAGGTGCGGGCGGCGCTGGACGAGCCGGTGGAGGCGATCATCGCGGCGGTGCGGACGACGCTGGAGGAGTGCCCGCCGGAGCTGTCCGGCGACGTCATGGAACACGGCATCGTCCTGACGGGCGGCGGCGCACTGCTCCCCGCCCTCGACCTGCGCATGGCATCGGCCACGGGAATCCCGGTGTTCGTGGCGGACGATCCGCTGGACAGCGTGGCGATGGGGTGCGGCAAGTGCGTGGAGGACTTCGACGGGCTGGAGCGGGTGATGTCTGCGGCGTAG
- a CDS encoding DUF4233 domain-containing protein produces MRTLCASTLIGEFFVIGFAGLVAMKDPDLSMGTVWTVCGVAMLFSVLLCGMITRPGGVQLGWALQIALIASGFVVPIMFFMGALFAVLWWASLHFGRKIDEAKARFAAQAEAGAGA; encoded by the coding sequence GTGCGTACGCTCTGCGCTTCGACGCTGATCGGCGAGTTCTTCGTCATCGGCTTCGCCGGTCTGGTCGCCATGAAGGACCCGGACCTGTCGATGGGCACGGTCTGGACGGTCTGCGGCGTCGCGATGCTGTTCAGCGTCCTGCTGTGCGGCATGATCACCCGGCCCGGCGGGGTGCAGCTCGGCTGGGCGCTGCAGATCGCGCTCATCGCGAGCGGCTTCGTCGTGCCGATCATGTTCTTCATGGGGGCACTGTTCGCCGTGCTGTGGTGGGCGTCCCTGCACTTCGGGCGGAAGATCGACGAGGCGAAGGCCAGGTTCGCGGCGCAGGCGGAGGCCGGGGCGGGAGCCTAG